The Paeniglutamicibacter sulfureus genome includes a region encoding these proteins:
- a CDS encoding glycosyltransferase family 2 protein, which yields MRGLQGGASVSLVVPTFNEELNVGHVLEALPPGIDEFILVDGGSTDGTVGVARDVIPDIVVIQQARRGKGNALVAGFASASCERIVAIDADGSMDPAEIAAFLSAMDDGAEYVRGSRFLPGGGSTDITRLRTLGNHFLNGIANAFFRTAYTDLCYGFNAMTKESVEAFDFPDPFNSSLGHVWGDGFEIETMMSIRAVKAGLKIAEVPSFEADRLNGESNLNTFRDGGRCLRTLIVERMSVARSAGAPDSFWNARTAGNTLHRRGLGQA from the coding sequence ATGCGCGGATTACAAGGTGGTGCAAGCGTTTCGCTTGTCGTGCCCACGTTCAACGAAGAACTAAACGTGGGCCATGTGCTCGAGGCATTGCCGCCTGGAATAGATGAATTCATTCTCGTCGATGGGGGATCAACCGACGGAACAGTGGGGGTTGCTCGGGACGTCATTCCTGACATCGTGGTGATTCAACAAGCTCGAAGGGGCAAAGGCAACGCCCTCGTCGCTGGCTTCGCTTCGGCGAGTTGTGAACGGATCGTGGCCATCGATGCGGATGGTTCCATGGACCCAGCCGAAATTGCGGCTTTTCTTTCGGCCATGGACGACGGTGCGGAATATGTCAGGGGCAGCCGGTTCCTGCCAGGGGGCGGAAGCACCGATATCACGAGACTTCGGACATTGGGGAATCATTTCCTGAATGGCATCGCCAACGCTTTCTTCAGAACCGCCTACACAGACCTCTGCTACGGGTTCAACGCCATGACAAAGGAAAGCGTGGAGGCATTCGACTTCCCGGATCCTTTCAATTCGTCTCTTGGCCACGTTTGGGGTGACGGTTTTGAGATCGAAACGATGATGAGCATTCGTGCAGTCAAGGCGGGACTGAAGATCGCAGAAGTTCCAAGCTTCGAGGCGGATCGGCTCAACGGTGAAAGTAACCTGAACACGTTCCGGGACGGTGGCCGCTGTCTGCGCACCTTGATTGTCGAAAGAATGTCTGTTGCGCGGTCAGCGGGCGCTCCCGATTCGTTTTGGAATGCCCGAACAGCTGGGAACACCCTGCACCGGAGAGGCCTGGGCCAGGCATGA
- a CDS encoding glycosyltransferase family 2 protein: MKRLVSVVICAFTESRWNDLVRARASLACQSMEPAEVIIVIDYNPRLLERAREQFSDAVVVANTEAKGLSGARNSGVARASGEIVLFLDDDAVADTQWVRYMTEPFIHSDVVGVGGMALPKWDAGQPPSWFPEEFLWVVGCSYVGLPADGDYIRNPIGSSMGFRRASIVDSGGFSSGLGRIGAKPVGGEETELSMRMRQHSANHRVVLCRKAVVNHRVTLERHRLAYFMRRCYWEGVSKSVIVRRQSARINEHAERLHTEKSYVLTVLPAGVSQGIGTALRNRSLRPLGMSLAIVGGLLATCVGYARGSLVPEPVRNVA; encoded by the coding sequence ATGAAACGTTTAGTTTCTGTTGTCATTTGTGCATTTACCGAATCACGCTGGAACGACTTGGTCAGGGCCAGGGCTTCACTGGCCTGCCAGTCGATGGAACCAGCAGAAGTGATCATCGTGATTGACTACAATCCACGATTGTTGGAGCGGGCCCGAGAGCAATTCTCGGATGCCGTGGTGGTCGCGAACACTGAAGCCAAAGGGCTCTCAGGGGCAAGGAACTCGGGAGTCGCCAGGGCATCGGGAGAAATCGTCCTATTTCTTGATGACGATGCCGTTGCGGACACGCAATGGGTCCGGTACATGACCGAACCGTTTATTCACTCCGACGTGGTTGGAGTCGGCGGAATGGCGCTGCCTAAATGGGATGCAGGACAACCGCCATCCTGGTTTCCCGAAGAGTTCCTGTGGGTTGTCGGTTGCAGCTATGTCGGGCTTCCCGCGGATGGCGATTACATCAGGAACCCTATTGGATCATCCATGGGATTTAGACGCGCGAGCATAGTCGACAGCGGTGGCTTTTCGTCCGGACTTGGAAGGATCGGTGCCAAACCTGTCGGCGGCGAAGAAACCGAGCTATCCATGCGCATGAGGCAACATTCGGCAAACCATCGAGTGGTGCTTTGCCGCAAGGCTGTGGTGAATCACCGGGTCACCCTGGAACGTCACCGGTTGGCTTACTTCATGAGGCGCTGCTATTGGGAGGGAGTGAGCAAGTCAGTCATAGTCAGGCGTCAGTCCGCCCGGATCAACGAGCACGCGGAAAGACTGCACACGGAGAAATCCTACGTATTGACCGTTCTGCCTGCCGGGGTCAGTCAGGGCATTGGAACGGCGTTGAGGAACCGTTCGCTTAGGCCGTTGGGAATGTCCCTGGCGATCGTAGGTGGACTCCTGGCGACATGTGTAGGTTATGCGCGTGGCTCGCTTGTCCCGGAACCTGTCAGGAATGTCGCATAG
- a CDS encoding glycosyltransferase family 2 protein yields the protein MMSKTSPKILPGYQGQPERLSRGLGRITDSARVMPVRGSRQGLKWPQGGTQGGAQVGTAEIGRAAASALFASVLAGMALATTSHFKIRKSGGRSAGIGMVLPVLPLIIDLKNPSATLDALESGARYRKVLCLLTRDGDPVSKLSFQLAEHETVTPAVVRQHLAARAWPEAAGAVRSTSSNPNVYPSVTVVLATRNRPEQLVECLASIESGTLRAERIVVVDNAPSDERTAELMALRTRQDPRLVYVREDRPGLAHAHNAAMPHIATDVVAFTDDDVLADRRWLERLVKVFAEDPSAVCVTGMIAPRELDTLPQQWVEGNMTYDKGLHRRVFDGTRGNAEFPLMPYTSGACGSGANMAFQTRYLQNAGGFEAALGTGTVAMGGDDLAAFHDVLASGNRLVYEPAAIVLHPHHRDYAALRRQVYGYGAGLGAHLMRCLMHDPRMVLAFAGNASILRSRATNIMNPPVVAGLPPYPRDLLREHRRGLLSGPWRYLRSRRHLKRQIVAGGTP from the coding sequence ATGATGTCGAAAACGAGCCCGAAAATTTTACCGGGCTACCAGGGACAACCTGAACGTCTGTCGCGGGGTCTTGGGCGTATCACTGACAGTGCGCGCGTGATGCCGGTTCGAGGCAGCCGTCAAGGGTTGAAATGGCCTCAAGGTGGAACACAGGGCGGCGCACAGGTCGGTACGGCTGAAATCGGTAGAGCGGCAGCCAGTGCGTTGTTCGCGAGCGTGTTGGCCGGAATGGCGTTGGCGACCACCAGCCATTTCAAGATACGGAAGTCTGGCGGGAGGTCCGCAGGGATCGGGATGGTCCTGCCGGTGCTGCCGTTGATCATCGACCTGAAGAACCCATCGGCAACGCTGGATGCGCTTGAATCCGGAGCCAGGTATCGGAAGGTGCTGTGCCTGCTCACCAGGGACGGCGACCCAGTGTCCAAACTGAGCTTCCAACTGGCCGAGCATGAAACCGTCACCCCGGCGGTAGTCCGTCAGCATTTGGCCGCGAGAGCATGGCCCGAAGCTGCCGGCGCGGTTCGATCCACCTCGTCCAACCCGAACGTTTACCCCTCGGTCACCGTTGTCCTCGCGACGCGCAATCGCCCCGAACAGCTGGTGGAGTGTCTGGCTTCGATTGAGTCCGGGACCCTGAGGGCCGAGCGCATCGTCGTTGTGGACAACGCGCCGTCGGACGAGCGTACCGCCGAACTCATGGCCCTGCGCACCCGGCAAGACCCGCGGTTGGTCTATGTGCGCGAAGACAGACCGGGACTCGCCCACGCGCACAATGCCGCAATGCCGCACATCGCCACGGACGTCGTCGCCTTCACCGACGATGATGTCCTGGCCGACCGCCGCTGGCTCGAACGTCTGGTGAAGGTCTTTGCCGAAGATCCTTCCGCGGTCTGTGTTACCGGCATGATCGCTCCGCGTGAGCTTGACACCCTTCCGCAACAATGGGTGGAAGGCAACATGACCTATGACAAGGGCCTGCACCGGCGCGTCTTCGACGGAACCCGGGGCAATGCAGAGTTTCCCCTGATGCCGTACACCTCCGGAGCCTGCGGATCCGGGGCCAACATGGCGTTCCAGACTAGGTACCTGCAAAATGCCGGGGGGTTCGAAGCCGCCCTGGGCACCGGAACCGTGGCGATGGGTGGCGACGACTTGGCGGCATTCCATGACGTCCTGGCTTCGGGGAATCGGCTCGTGTATGAACCGGCCGCGATCGTTTTGCATCCGCACCACCGAGACTATGCTGCGCTGCGCCGCCAGGTCTACGGATACGGTGCCGGACTGGGGGCGCACCTGATGCGCTGTCTCATGCACGACCCGCGCATGGTGCTCGCCTTTGCCGGGAATGCCTCAATCCTGCGGTCGCGCGCAACCAACATCATGAACCCGCCTGTGGTCGCCGGGCTTCCGCCCTATCCAAGGGATCTGCTGCGCGAACACCGGCGCGGCCTCCTGTCCGGGCCCTGGAGGTACCTGCGAAGCCGACGCCACCTGAAGCGCCAGATCGTTGCGGGGGGAACACCATGA
- a CDS encoding polysaccharide deacetylase family protein, whose product MNTVIPILLYHSVQDDAPVGFGPWAVTCKLFADHMDALLRLGYTGLSVGEVVNLIRSGAEVPPRSVAVTFDDGFADFASNAWPVLKHRGLPATLYVTTGVVGGRSEWLGPVGAGELPMLDGSAIRELAGDGVEMGAHSVTHPQLDCIGREAASREIAGSKKALEELIERPVDTFAYPHGYHDKAVRQMVIEAGYSSAAAVRNALSHPQDDPFALARYTVMADCSVEHLEAVLAGTAVKRARPQERWRTHVWRQARRFRASKARWGSNA is encoded by the coding sequence ATGAACACGGTGATCCCGATCCTGCTCTACCATTCCGTCCAGGACGATGCACCCGTGGGCTTCGGCCCTTGGGCAGTGACATGCAAGCTGTTCGCCGACCACATGGATGCGCTGCTCAGGCTCGGGTACACGGGGCTGTCCGTCGGGGAAGTGGTCAACCTGATCCGATCGGGTGCCGAAGTGCCGCCTCGGAGCGTTGCGGTGACCTTTGATGATGGATTCGCCGATTTCGCCTCGAATGCCTGGCCGGTGTTGAAGCATCGCGGATTGCCCGCCACCTTGTATGTGACAACGGGAGTGGTCGGCGGTCGCAGCGAATGGCTCGGGCCGGTGGGCGCCGGGGAACTGCCCATGCTTGACGGCTCGGCCATCCGGGAACTTGCCGGTGACGGCGTCGAGATGGGTGCGCACAGCGTGACCCACCCGCAACTTGACTGCATAGGACGGGAAGCCGCATCCCGGGAAATCGCCGGAAGCAAAAAGGCCCTGGAAGAACTGATCGAGCGGCCGGTGGACACCTTCGCCTACCCGCACGGCTATCACGACAAGGCAGTCAGGCAAATGGTCATCGAGGCCGGGTACTCCTCGGCAGCGGCCGTGCGCAACGCACTGAGTCATCCGCAGGACGACCCTTTCGCCCTGGCCCGGTATACGGTGATGGCCGATTGCAGCGTGGAACACCTTGAAGCGGTGTTGGCAGGCACGGCCGTGAAACGGGCCCGCCCACAGGAACGCTGGCGTACCCACGTCTGGCGGCAGGCGCGCCGGTTCCGTGCGTCAAAGGCGAGGTGGGGATCCAATGCTTGA
- a CDS encoding GNAT family N-acetyltransferase produces the protein MLDADQEALPDHAPEWVDALTSGGRYRDASRLYSFADGREFLLPLVQRRGLAGLGGWLQSYPPGWGVGGLVGAEADAETTRAILHDLRKLRLQRIGIWPDPKKWQAWADAVDEGVLAIPRRAHAVDLSGGAESVWKGMSQSSRRHVRIAEREGVRIEMGHTDALLRDFYALYLLSIDRWAGQQHEPRALAHVRAKRRDPLGKLQLLARHLGSGYQVTIAYVDGKPAAGSIVMLAGTAHYTLGAMDRERVGKSGAGYLVQWKNMERACELGCTTYHMGESGESEALAQFKEKLGAVAYDYAELRLDRLPWTRADAAIRGLVKRLLGFRDV, from the coding sequence ATGCTGGACGCCGACCAGGAGGCGCTACCCGACCACGCCCCCGAGTGGGTCGATGCGCTGACTTCCGGCGGCCGCTATCGGGACGCCAGCAGGCTCTACAGCTTTGCAGACGGCCGCGAATTCCTGCTTCCGCTGGTCCAACGTCGAGGACTTGCCGGACTGGGCGGATGGCTTCAGTCCTACCCACCGGGCTGGGGAGTCGGCGGCTTGGTGGGGGCGGAAGCGGATGCAGAAACGACTCGGGCGATCCTGCATGACCTGCGTAAACTTCGTCTACAGCGCATAGGCATCTGGCCGGACCCGAAGAAATGGCAGGCGTGGGCCGATGCCGTCGACGAGGGGGTGCTCGCCATCCCGCGTCGTGCCCACGCAGTAGACCTCAGTGGCGGTGCCGAAAGCGTCTGGAAGGGCATGTCCCAGTCCTCGCGCCGCCACGTCCGCATAGCCGAGCGTGAAGGCGTGCGCATCGAAATGGGCCACACCGATGCACTCCTGCGCGATTTCTATGCCCTGTACCTTCTGTCAATTGACCGGTGGGCGGGGCAACAGCATGAGCCGCGGGCGTTGGCTCATGTCCGCGCCAAACGGCGTGACCCCTTGGGCAAATTGCAATTGCTGGCCCGACACCTGGGCAGTGGGTACCAGGTGACGATCGCATACGTAGACGGCAAACCCGCGGCCGGCTCGATTGTCATGTTGGCCGGTACCGCCCATTACACGCTCGGTGCCATGGACCGCGAACGGGTCGGCAAGAGCGGCGCGGGATATTTGGTGCAGTGGAAAAACATGGAACGTGCCTGTGAATTGGGGTGCACCACGTACCATATGGGGGAGTCCGGCGAATCGGAGGCCCTGGCACAGTTCAAGGAGAAGCTGGGAGCAGTTGCCTACGACTATGCCGAGTTGCGGTTGGACCGCCTGCCGTGGACCCGCGCAGATGCCGCCATACGCGGACTCGTAAAACGCCTGTTGGGATTCCGCGATGTTTAA
- a CDS encoding glycoside hydrolase family 16 protein encodes MFNRIWGAAIGAAIALSLVFSLATSTRHQILDTDFSPLASAVGTTGTNDSPRQGKPADPAGESDPGASVAPVEPADERILLDERFDENTLDESIWNRCHWWDKGGCTIATNNELEWYMPEQAKIANGILNLTAEDRRVYDSEGKPFDYASGMVTTGPPAYDKPAKFAFTYGKVEVRLKMPAGRGLWPAIWMLPASTEPVPEVDLLELLGHKPGILRMRMHPKNDAERSLGHKYAVPGGYTLTQGWHTVGLDWTPGRLKFFLDGKQVWQLDDERVPDEPMYLVMNLAVGGDFPGNPDESTVFPATMSVDHVRILKND; translated from the coding sequence ATGTTTAACAGGATCTGGGGAGCAGCGATTGGTGCTGCAATTGCACTGTCCCTGGTTTTCTCATTGGCCACCAGCACCCGCCATCAAATCCTGGACACGGATTTTTCGCCGCTTGCCTCGGCGGTCGGAACGACGGGAACCAATGATTCCCCGAGGCAGGGGAAACCTGCAGATCCGGCGGGAGAATCCGATCCGGGGGCATCCGTGGCGCCCGTCGAACCGGCCGACGAAAGGATCCTGCTGGATGAACGTTTTGATGAAAACACCCTGGATGAGTCGATCTGGAATCGGTGCCATTGGTGGGACAAGGGTGGTTGCACCATTGCCACGAATAACGAGCTCGAATGGTACATGCCGGAGCAAGCGAAAATCGCCAACGGGATCCTGAACCTGACGGCGGAGGATCGCCGGGTTTACGACTCGGAGGGCAAACCGTTCGACTATGCCTCGGGCATGGTCACGACCGGACCCCCGGCATACGATAAGCCGGCGAAATTCGCGTTCACCTACGGAAAGGTCGAGGTCCGGCTCAAAATGCCGGCGGGCCGTGGACTATGGCCGGCGATCTGGATGCTTCCGGCAAGCACGGAACCGGTCCCCGAGGTCGACTTGCTGGAATTGCTGGGCCATAAACCGGGGATACTTCGGATGCGCATGCATCCAAAGAACGACGCGGAACGCTCGCTCGGCCATAAATACGCGGTCCCCGGCGGATACACGCTCACCCAAGGCTGGCACACCGTCGGGCTGGACTGGACGCCCGGTCGGCTGAAGTTCTTCCTGGACGGAAAGCAGGTGTGGCAGCTGGACGACGAACGGGTTCCGGATGAACCCATGTACCTGGTGATGAACCTTGCCGTCGG